AGCTGAGAGAACACACTTTGAGCTTGTTGTTGTGAGTGAGCAATTTAATGTTACGAAGAGCTGACTAGGGCAGAGGACAGTGACTGTGGAGTCATAGAGTGGTAGCTTGAAGATCTGATGCGCATTAAGTTGGTGTAAATTTTGTTTGCTGGAATGATGACTTGTTACAGTTTTCCATGTGGTACTTGGCTCAGGTCAGTGGTTTTTTTAACTTGGGATAGACTTTGTTGCATTGAGTAACAAATGTGGACAAGACTTTTtaaatggcaaataaatatacatgttaTTTTCCGATATTGGGTTGAAAaatatgatccttaaattctaaTATTAAATAGATAACTGAAATGTGTAATATGAGATGTAAAATGTAAAGCAAGATTAAGTATTAGTATTGTGGCAGGGGCATCTGATCTAGCTTGCCACGAGATCACTTATGCTGTCATTGTTTTGTACTTTCTTTTGGACATTGATATTCCTGTGAATCATAGTTAGAAGGGGAATTAGAGTGCAAGCCAACGACTCTTCCCTTAAACATAAGGCAATTGGTGCATTCAGATATTTACTTTGCCATTAATGTGCAGAATGGAAATAAGGGAAAATTCAACTGGAAACATGAAAACTTGTCAGGATGTTACTAAAACAGTATGGGTTTGAAGGTGTTAGACCTACTCTGTAATTGTCTCCTCAATTTCTCATACTTTCCCCATCAACAACTTTGTCCACTGGTTTTCCTTGTCATTCCAATTACTCTTCATTAGCTCAGTAGGACCCATCCCATTCTCTGTGATTTTCCTCCTGCCTGGATCTACCACTCCAGTAAAATCTTCCATTCTCTATTGACTGTTTCTTGAATTTATATCTTCATCTCTatccattttgaaatttttatttgtaaaatgctgAATAATTACATGTCTGCTTATTAATAGtgtttcctcccttttttccccatttgtttTCCCAAACAAACTAGACAGGGAAAAGGCACTTTGATCCTGAGAGACTACTGAAACCAAAAGTCAAATATATAAAAGGACACCTGTATCTTAGTCCAATTCTATTAGGAATTTGTTAAAATTCTCATGGTATGttcaatattttcatttctagaagacTGCAAAGCTCATGACCTAACAGAGAGAATCCAGGAAAACCAAGACAAATATTTGCCACACGTTGCATTCAATAACAAAACACTGACTTTAGGGAAAGGTAATGCTTTAAGAAAATCATCTAATATGATCACAAACTTTGTTCCTTCAAGAAAAATGCCCTATAAAAATGACTTACGTGgaatgaatttgaaaaatatttcaatatcaaTTGGTAGTAGTAAAAACTCCCCAAGAGAGAAGCCTGACATGTTAAATGTGTATGAGAAGTTACTTGATATTAAGCAGGAAAAAGCTCATACTCAAGAGATTTCttatgaaaataatcaaaatgagaAAGCCCTTGGTCATAATACTGGTATTGTTCAGCACCTAAATATTCAAACTTCAGAGAAGACTTTTAAAGATAATAATGGTGGAAAAGCCTTAGAAAAAAGACTGTAATAATTTCACACAGGCAagttcacacaggagagaaactctgTGAATATAATGGACGTGGAGAAACCTTCTGTGAGAAGTCATCTCTCTTGAAATGTCATGGAATCTACATAGAAATGAAACAGTATGAAagcaataaagttgaaaatagtTCCAGCAGGATGTCACACTTCACTCAACTTCAGGaaaatcagagaggaaagagCATATTCAGATGTTACGAATGTGGGAAAACATTTATCCACAAGTCAAACCTCACAGTGCATCAGAGAACACACACaggtgagaaaccctatgaatgtactGAATGTGGAAAATCCTTCCAGCAGAAGTCAGCCCACATAGTCCATCAGAGagttcacacaggagagaaaccctatgaatgtaattTATGTGGAAAGTCCTTCAGTCATAAATCAGCGCTCACAGACCATCAGAGAGcacatacaggagagaaaccctacaaaTGTAGTGAATGTGGGAAGTCTTTTTACCGGAAGTCATCCCTCACTCAACATGAGAGAACTCACACAGGGGAAAAACCCtgtgaatgtaatgaatgtgggaaagccttctgCCAGAAGTCAGCCCTCATTCaacatcagagaactcacacaggagagaaaccctatgaatgtaatgaatgtgggaaagccttctgCCAGAAGTCAGCCCTCAATCaacatcagagaactcacacaggagagaaaccctttcAGTGTGATGAATGTGGGAAAGTTTTTCATATGAAGTCAGCTCTTACTAaacatcagagaactcacacagggGAAAAACCCTATGAGTGTAAGGAATGTAAGAAGAATTTCTGTCAGAAAGCTACCCTCACTAATCATCTGAgaactcacacaggagagaaaccttataaatgtagtgaatgtgggaaagctttttgCCAGAGATCAACCCTTACCAATCATCAAGGAATTCACATAAGGCAGAAACCCTATGTGGCAGAAACTGGCTGTGTTTTTCCCAATacccatttcctttttttggtgggTACACAACTAGTCAAGATTTTCTAGTCTTCCTTTCACCCACATGGGGTCATGTGACCAAGCTCTGGCTCAGAATATGGGCCCAAGTGATATACATTATTTCCAAGCCTGTAAAAGACTGCGTTTGGAATCTTTCCTACTTCccacttttttccccccagtcaGAGGGCAATGAAGATCATTCTCTGGTCAACTTGGGAACTTGGGAGCTAGTCATTAGAGTTTATAGATTCACAAGTTGGGAGAAACTGGGGTCTCTGAAAGGCTTCCTGAGCAGAGTCCTTCCTTCTCTGTCATCACCCTTAAATCTTTtcatgaacaagaaataaacttgtgttgAGACGTTCTGTGTTTAGGTCTATTTGTTGCCTTTGTGTATTGTAGCCATCCCTTATCTCATATTCTCTGTGCATCTAATGAAAGTGTGAGAAACATTGCATGTCAGAGAATTCAGTAGGGGAGAAACCCCTGTCAATCTCCTACATGTTAATAAACGATCAACAAGTCAAACATTTTGTAAATCAGAAATTTACAATGGAAAAacccaaaaatgaaattttcacaAAGAAACAAATCTTATTGAACATTGGATAATTGAGAGTAGACTAAAGACttacaatcttgaaaaaaattttaaactttatatatcAGAGAAcatgtaataaaagaaaattgtcaGTTTAGGAAATGTGGAAAAAAACGTCATCTAGAAATAATCTTATTCTGGAAGCAATGTGTTGGATgcaatactaaatattttattaataatataacaCTGTATGTTTACGTCTAGTCATACTCACCATGGAATATGTAGCTTTAAAAAAGGCACAAGTGAATTGGATTGTTAGAGCAGCCAGTGTTAAATGTATGTGAATAGCCTCTGAGCTCTGTCAGGCTTATACATGTGAATATGCTTtctaacaactttttttttttttttttttggtgaggaagattggccctgagctgatatctgttgccaatcctcctctttctgcttgaggttgattgttgctgagctaccatctatgccagtcttcctctattttgtatgtgggatgcccccacagcatggcttgatgagcggtgtgcaggtctgcgcctgggatccaaacccacaaaccccaggccacctaagcagagcatgcaaacttaaccactgcactaccaggccagccccttgaacaACTATTTTGTGTctgcttgatttttgttttagacCCCAAAATAGGTATAGTGGAAATGATGTGCCTTTTCTCAAATAACTTTTGTAACACATATTAGGATTTCCTACACTAAAAACTATTGTTATCTCATCATATATTTACaccacaatatatattttaaaagaaacattgaaTGTATAAAATAGCATATGTCATAAGTGTTCTCTGCTGTTTGGTGGCACATATAAATGGGTATAGATGTAGTTACCAAACTTTGCTTTCAGTAAATGATCCAAACAATGTTTCATAAAATCAAGATTTACTTAAAGTATGCAGTGATCTGGCATACAACTGTTTGTTTATAACACACATCTGAGTTAATTTTCAAAAGTAGCCTTAAACAATAGTACTTAGTACACTGTACGGATTAAAAGCAGTGCTTGTTGAagaaattatctccattttacatttgTGATATATCTAAATGATGCACTTCTATAAACTTAAGTGTGAAGCCCAGATGTTGTGTGAGCCACGAACTATCTGCATTTGTATTTAGTGTTCTGCCACTTATTTATGGGACCTATGTAGTGAtttaaatctctctctgcctctattttctcatctgcagaatggagATAATATCACCTACCTCACATACTGAACAGTTTAACTTGGAGTTTTCTGTTATTAGAGGTAAAGGCGTTTATTTCAGAACTTGAACAATAATTCCATCATAtgaaaggaatttctgcttcttgaGTTGATACCAGAAGATTCCTTTTAGAACTTTGCATTTCGTCAGTTTTATCTTCTCtttaaaacatatgaaacaaATGTGTTTAAATTAAATTGAAGTATTGACCCCTCTCTGTTGTTGCTTGATTAAATATGGTGTGAAGTAAAGATCcaactttttttcccaaatgaataGCCAACTGATCTTTCACCGTTTAATTCATTCACCCCTATTTCACTGATTTGAAGTCAGTTTTTTATTGTATACAGAATTTTCCTTTGGAGTGGCTATTGCATTTGTAGGCTCTGCATTCTTGTCCACATCGTTCTACTGTTGGTGCATAACCAAAATGGGCCAGTCGTAGGTCACCACCCTCCTAGCCCTACATTGTATTTCGTCGATGAGTACTTGACCTAAGTTGAGCCAATGACAGCcttttctaagacttttataaTTGGAGGCATTTATATTCCAGTTATGTGATGACCCTGGAACAGCTATATAAAGAAAATGCATTTGCAGTAAGAGTAAATAAATATGTAGGGAAATGCAGAATAGTAAAGAGAATCTTGATGGTGAACAGGCTCAAGTAGTGTGCCAGCCGACAGTACTTTATCCAGCAAAGTTACCCGTCAGATATAAAGGctaaataaaggctttcccagacaaaaactgagggagttcaccacccctagacctgccttgcaagaaatgctttagggagttcttcaagctgaaatgaaaagatgctaatcaGCAGCATGAAAATATAGAAAGTATACAACACACtgggaaaagtgaaaaatagactTAGAAAACTGTAACTGTATCACGATGGTGTGTTAACTGCCCAACTATGCTGTTAAGCTAAaggaaaaaagtagtaaaaatatagccattatatatttaaaaagtcatagcTACTGTAAAAGCAGTATTGTGTAAATTGTTT
This is a stretch of genomic DNA from Equus caballus isolate H_3958 breed thoroughbred chromosome 1, TB-T2T, whole genome shotgun sequence. It encodes these proteins:
- the LOC102147809 gene encoding zinc finger protein 892-like, yielding MKQYESNKVENSSSRMSHFTQLQENQRGKSIFRCYECGKTFIHKSNLTVHQRTHTGEKPYECTECGKSFQQKSAHIVHQRVHTGEKPYECNLCGKSFSHKSALTDHQRAHTGEKPYKCSECGKSFYRKSSLTQHERTHTGEKPCECNECGKAFCQKSALIQHQRTHTGEKPYECNECGKAFCQKSALNQHQRTHTGEKPFQCDECGKVFHMKSALTKHQRTHTGEKPYECKECKKNFCQKATLTNHLRTHTGEKPYKCSECGKAFCQRSTLTNHQGIHIRQKPYVAETGCVFPNTHFLFLVGTQLVKIF